The following coding sequences lie in one Saccharopolyspora hordei genomic window:
- a CDS encoding DoxX family protein, with translation MQQRLRDVTVLVARLVVGATFLAHGYQKFVLSGMDATVASFEGMGLPAIAAWFTATVEVVGGLGLVLGVLLPVVGVLLAAVMVGALVTAHLSNGFFSSDGGFEYVLVLAAASLALGFSGPRYTLPALFRGKAQEAERVAA, from the coding sequence GTGCAGCAGCGTCTCCGTGACGTGACGGTCCTGGTCGCGCGCCTGGTGGTGGGCGCGACGTTCCTCGCGCACGGCTACCAGAAGTTCGTGCTCTCCGGGATGGACGCGACCGTCGCGTCCTTCGAAGGCATGGGCCTGCCCGCGATCGCGGCGTGGTTCACCGCGACCGTCGAGGTGGTCGGCGGCCTCGGCTTGGTCCTGGGTGTGCTGCTGCCGGTCGTCGGCGTCCTGCTCGCCGCGGTCATGGTCGGTGCGCTGGTCACCGCGCACCTCAGCAACGGCTTCTTCAGCAGCGACGGCGGTTTCGAGTACGTGCTGGTGCTCGCCGCGGCGAGCCTGGCGCTCGGCTTCAGCGGCCCGCGCTACACGCTCCCCGCACTGTTCCGCGGGAAGGCCCAGGAGGCCGAGCGGGTCGCCGCCTGA
- a CDS encoding TIGR03089 family protein, whose product MSVTQALLGPLLAEGAPKPLITHYDDATGARIELSRATTANWAAKTANWLVDELDLEPGTPVFVALPAHWQTVGVLLGSWWCGAHVTADPQGAEVAFVPATEVDRGAGARTVAAVGLDALGAPLRGLPDGVVDYVSDIRVHGDDFSPLLPIDGDTPALLDRSVDELVAHARQRAEELHIGPTDRVLSTLEWTLPDGVVDGLLAVLAGKSSLVHCTNLDPAKREARRDTERTTVELGD is encoded by the coding sequence ATGAGCGTTACGCAGGCGCTGCTCGGACCGCTGCTGGCCGAGGGGGCACCCAAGCCGCTGATCACGCACTACGACGACGCCACCGGGGCGCGCATCGAGCTGTCCCGCGCGACCACCGCCAACTGGGCGGCCAAGACGGCGAACTGGCTCGTCGACGAACTGGACCTGGAGCCGGGGACGCCGGTGTTCGTCGCGCTCCCCGCGCACTGGCAGACGGTCGGCGTGCTGCTCGGCTCGTGGTGGTGCGGGGCGCACGTCACCGCCGACCCCCAGGGCGCCGAGGTCGCCTTCGTGCCCGCCACCGAGGTGGACCGCGGCGCCGGCGCGCGGACCGTGGCGGCCGTCGGGCTCGACGCGCTGGGCGCTCCGCTGCGCGGACTGCCCGACGGGGTCGTCGACTACGTCTCGGACATCCGCGTGCACGGCGACGACTTCAGCCCGCTGCTGCCGATCGACGGCGACACGCCCGCCCTGCTCGACCGCTCGGTGGACGAGCTGGTCGCCCACGCGCGGCAGCGCGCCGAGGAGCTCCACATCGGTCCCACCGACCGCGTGCTGTCCACACTGGAGTGGACCCTGCCGGACGGCGTGGTGGACGGGCTGCTCGCGGTGCTCGCCGGGAAGTCCTCCCTGGTGCACTGCACGAACCTCGACCCGGCCAAGCGCGAGGCCCGGCGCGACACCGAGCGGACCACGGTCGAACTGGGCGACTGA
- a CDS encoding LCP family protein — protein MGEPEQETEAEEPTPQRGSGFRIARRSALALFSAVVLGITAVGWVVAHQLSDVSSAKVLAGAPAVEDADDGATDVLLVGSDSRTDAQGNPLPDRVLKELRTEAVGGLNTDSLVVIRVPHSGAPTSAVSIPRDTYTEVPGGRPEKINAVYGLTKNATAQRLRAEGRPEPEVEREAQLAGQRALVQTVQHLTGLQIDHYAEINLLGFYELTEAVGGVDVCLRQDTSDKDSGADFTAGRHTISGADALSFVRQRHGLPRGDLDRIVRQQVFMAALVKKVLSTGTLTDPAMVNDLVQAARRSVVLDEGWEPLGFVEQMQQISAGRVEFVTMPVAETNARDDRGQSVVMVDPAETKRFFAGLASAPPGVAPKPKLQLDGTAGSTEQPITSDGSIPCVY, from the coding sequence GTGGGCGAACCGGAACAGGAGACCGAGGCGGAGGAACCGACCCCCCAGCGGGGGTCCGGGTTCCGCATCGCCCGGCGCAGCGCGCTCGCGCTGTTCTCGGCTGTGGTGCTCGGCATCACCGCCGTCGGCTGGGTCGTGGCGCACCAGCTCAGCGACGTCAGCTCCGCCAAGGTGCTCGCCGGAGCACCCGCGGTGGAGGACGCCGACGACGGCGCGACCGACGTCCTGCTGGTCGGCAGTGACAGCCGCACCGACGCCCAGGGCAACCCGCTGCCGGACCGCGTGCTCAAGGAGCTGCGCACCGAGGCCGTCGGCGGGCTGAACACCGACAGCCTCGTGGTGATCCGGGTGCCCCACAGCGGCGCGCCCACGAGCGCGGTCTCCATCCCGCGCGACACCTACACCGAGGTGCCCGGCGGCCGACCCGAGAAGATCAACGCCGTCTACGGGCTGACGAAGAACGCCACCGCGCAGCGCTTGCGCGCCGAGGGGCGCCCAGAACCGGAGGTCGAGCGCGAGGCCCAGCTGGCCGGGCAGCGCGCGCTGGTGCAGACGGTGCAGCACCTCACCGGTCTGCAGATCGACCACTACGCGGAGATCAACCTGCTCGGCTTCTACGAGCTCACCGAGGCCGTCGGCGGCGTCGACGTGTGCCTGCGGCAGGACACCAGCGACAAGGACTCCGGCGCCGACTTCACCGCGGGCCGGCACACCATCTCGGGCGCCGACGCGCTCTCGTTCGTGCGGCAGCGGCACGGCCTGCCCCGTGGCGACCTGGACCGCATCGTCCGCCAGCAGGTGTTCATGGCGGCGCTGGTGAAGAAGGTGCTGTCCACCGGGACGCTCACCGACCCGGCGATGGTGAACGACCTGGTGCAGGCCGCCCGCCGCTCGGTGGTGCTGGACGAGGGCTGGGAACCGCTGGGTTTCGTCGAGCAGATGCAGCAGATCTCCGCCGGCCGCGTCGAGTTCGTCACCATGCCGGTCGCGGAGACCAACGCCCGCGACGACCGCGGCCAGAGCGTCGTCATGGTCGACCCCGCCGAGACCAAGCGCTTCTTCGCCGGCCTGGCCAGCGCACCGCCCGGGGTGGCGCCGAAGCCGAAGCTGCAGCTGGACGGCACGGCGGGCAGCACCGAGCAGCCGATCACTTCGGACGGCAGCATCCCCTGCGTCTACTAG
- a CDS encoding LCP family protein encodes MVVLTTTGFGWAMFRPGGSGTSTADVIGSGFNAPDGATDILLIGNDSRTDAYGNPLPEEVLRELRTTQEGGDLTDAMILVRIPNGGGSASAMSFPRDTLVDPGHGIGEIKLTETMNNGMAIERARLQEEGVTDEKELQEKSRLAGKQLLRETIEKITGVSIDHYAEVNLLGFYEITKAIGGVEVCLKEDTQDSYSGANFKKGVQTIEGGDALAFVRQRHGLINELSRGKRQQVFMSALARKVMSSGTLTNPAKLSNLIDAIQKSVVLDPGLANDLLGFAQQMQGIAGGDIQFYTAPVHMVGPSGQEDVTIKIPEVKQFAADLLLSPQEREQKMAAQQARASITVSVYNASGVTGLAARVLDEVSAQGFQEGSSANAETMAKSVVYHAAGEEAAAKQVADFLGGLPVEPSSNVTSGTVQVYVGKDYAGPGAQEFAGPRTIRLDGVRQLPPLHTQQVDEQPITADGIPCVE; translated from the coding sequence GTGGTGGTGCTGACCACCACCGGCTTCGGCTGGGCGATGTTCCGGCCCGGTGGCAGCGGCACCTCCACCGCCGACGTCATCGGCAGCGGCTTCAACGCACCGGACGGCGCCACCGACATCCTGCTCATCGGCAACGACAGCCGCACCGACGCCTACGGCAACCCGCTGCCCGAGGAGGTCCTGCGCGAGCTGCGCACCACCCAGGAGGGTGGCGACCTCACCGACGCGATGATCCTGGTCCGCATCCCCAACGGCGGCGGCAGCGCCAGCGCGATGTCCTTCCCGCGCGACACGCTCGTGGACCCCGGCCACGGCATCGGCGAGATCAAGCTCACCGAGACGATGAACAACGGCATGGCCATCGAGCGGGCCCGCCTGCAGGAGGAAGGCGTCACCGACGAGAAGGAGCTCCAGGAGAAGTCCCGGCTGGCCGGCAAGCAGCTGCTGCGCGAGACCATCGAGAAGATCACCGGGGTCAGCATCGACCACTACGCCGAGGTCAACCTGCTCGGCTTCTACGAGATCACCAAGGCCATCGGCGGTGTCGAGGTCTGTCTCAAGGAGGACACCCAGGACTCCTACTCCGGCGCGAACTTCAAGAAGGGTGTGCAGACCATCGAGGGCGGTGACGCGCTCGCCTTCGTCCGGCAGCGGCACGGCCTGATCAACGAGCTCTCCCGCGGCAAGCGGCAGCAGGTGTTCATGTCCGCGCTCGCCCGCAAGGTGATGTCGAGCGGGACGCTGACCAACCCCGCGAAGCTGTCGAACCTCATCGACGCGATCCAGAAGTCCGTCGTCCTCGACCCCGGCCTGGCCAACGACCTCCTCGGCTTCGCCCAGCAGATGCAGGGCATCGCCGGCGGTGACATCCAGTTCTACACCGCACCGGTGCACATGGTCGGCCCGTCCGGCCAGGAGGACGTCACCATCAAGATCCCCGAGGTCAAGCAGTTCGCCGCCGACCTGCTGCTGTCACCGCAGGAGCGGGAGCAGAAGATGGCCGCGCAGCAGGCTCGCGCCAGCATCACGGTGAGCGTCTACAACGCCTCCGGCGTCACCGGCCTGGCCGCCCGGGTGCTCGACGAGGTCTCCGCGCAGGGCTTCCAGGAGGGCAGCAGCGCGAACGCCGAGACCATGGCGAAGTCGGTGGTCTACCACGCCGCCGGCGAGGAGGCCGCCGCCAAGCAGGTGGCCGACTTCCTCGGCGGGCTGCCCGTCGAGCCCAGCTCGAACGTCACCTCCGGCACCGTGCAGGTCTACGTGGGCAAGGACTACGCCGGCCCGGGCGCGCAGGAGTTCGCCGGCCCGCGCACGATCCGGCTCGACGGCGTCCGCCAGCTGCCCCCGCTGCACACCCAGCAGGTCGACGAGCAGCCCATCACCGCCGACGGCATCCCCTGCGTGGAATGA
- the rfbB gene encoding dTDP-glucose 4,6-dehydratase: protein MKVLVTGGAGFIGSHYVRQLVGGAYPAYADAEVVVLDKLTYAGNEANLAPVADDPRLRFVRGDICDRELVTDLMAGVDVVVHFAAETHVDRSITGADAFVLTNVVGTNVLLQAALDAGVGKFVHVSTDEVYGSIESGSWPEEHALEPNSPYSAAKAGSDLLARAYHRTHGLPVCITRCSNNYGPYQFPEKVLPLFITNLMDGKQVPLYGDGLNVRDWLHVDDHCRGIQLVAESGRPGEVYNIGGGTELTNKELTKRVLAELGMDWSMVRQVEDRKGHDRRYSVDHSKIVRELGYAPRVDFETGLRETVRWYQENRAWWEPLKARAAVAR from the coding sequence ATGAAGGTCTTGGTCACCGGTGGAGCCGGTTTCATCGGCTCGCACTACGTGCGGCAGCTGGTCGGCGGCGCGTACCCGGCGTACGCCGACGCCGAGGTGGTCGTGCTCGACAAGCTCACCTACGCGGGCAACGAGGCGAACCTGGCACCGGTGGCCGACGACCCGCGGCTGCGGTTCGTGCGCGGGGACATCTGCGACCGCGAACTGGTGACCGACCTGATGGCCGGTGTGGACGTGGTGGTGCACTTCGCCGCCGAGACGCACGTGGACCGCTCGATCACCGGGGCGGACGCCTTCGTGCTCACCAACGTGGTGGGCACCAACGTGCTGCTGCAGGCCGCGCTCGACGCGGGGGTCGGCAAGTTCGTGCACGTCTCCACCGACGAGGTCTACGGCTCCATCGAGTCCGGGTCGTGGCCGGAGGAGCACGCGCTGGAGCCGAACTCGCCCTACTCGGCGGCGAAGGCGGGCTCGGACCTGCTGGCGCGCGCCTACCACCGCACGCACGGCCTGCCGGTCTGCATCACGCGCTGCTCGAACAACTACGGGCCCTACCAGTTCCCGGAGAAGGTGCTGCCGCTGTTCATCACGAACCTGATGGACGGCAAGCAGGTCCCGCTCTACGGCGACGGCCTCAACGTGCGGGACTGGCTGCACGTCGACGACCACTGCCGGGGCATCCAGCTGGTCGCCGAGTCCGGGCGCCCGGGCGAGGTCTACAACATCGGCGGCGGCACCGAGCTGACCAACAAGGAGCTCACCAAGCGGGTGCTGGCCGAGCTGGGCATGGACTGGTCGATGGTGCGGCAGGTGGAGGACCGCAAGGGCCACGACCGGCGCTACTCGGTGGACCACTCCAAGATCGTCCGCGAGCTGGGCTACGCGCCGCGGGTGGACTTCGAGACGGGCCTGCGCGAGACCGTCCGCTGGTACCAGGAGAACCGGGCCTGGTGGGAGCCGCTGAAGGCGCGCGCGGCGGTGGCCCGATGA
- the rfbD gene encoding dTDP-4-dehydrorhamnose reductase: MSRLAVLVPGGHGQLGAELSRLAAARPGTVLHAPGSAELDITDREAVVDAVDSFAETARDAELRPVVVNAAAYTAVDAAESDQERAALVNAEGPAQLAAACRSTGIPLLHVSTDYVFAGDADRPYEPADETGPRTVYGRTKLDGERAVLESGARAWVVRTAWVYGARGRNFVKTMARLSRERDSLSVVDDQVGSPTWAADLAHGLLELAERVAERRGPDQEVLHCTNSGQASWCEFARAVFTELGLDETRVRPCTTEEFPVPAPRPAYSVLSDAAWRAAGLTPLRSWRDALRAAFETDGAALRGEAG; encoded by the coding sequence ATGAGCCGGCTCGCCGTCCTGGTGCCGGGTGGCCACGGGCAGCTGGGCGCCGAACTGAGCCGCCTCGCGGCCGCGCGGCCCGGGACGGTGCTGCACGCCCCGGGCTCCGCGGAGCTCGACATCACCGACCGGGAGGCGGTCGTCGACGCGGTGGACTCCTTCGCCGAGACCGCCCGCGACGCCGAGCTCCGCCCGGTGGTGGTCAACGCGGCCGCCTACACGGCGGTGGACGCCGCGGAGTCCGACCAGGAGCGGGCGGCGCTGGTCAACGCCGAAGGCCCGGCGCAGTTGGCCGCGGCCTGCCGCAGCACCGGGATCCCGCTGCTGCACGTCTCCACGGACTACGTGTTCGCGGGCGACGCCGACCGCCCGTACGAGCCGGCGGACGAGACCGGGCCGCGCACCGTCTACGGCCGCACCAAGCTCGACGGCGAGCGCGCCGTGCTGGAGTCCGGCGCGCGGGCGTGGGTGGTGCGCACCGCCTGGGTCTACGGCGCGCGCGGCCGCAACTTCGTCAAGACCATGGCGCGGCTGTCCCGCGAACGGGACTCGCTGTCCGTTGTGGACGACCAGGTCGGGTCGCCGACCTGGGCGGCGGACCTCGCGCACGGCCTGCTGGAGCTGGCCGAGCGGGTCGCCGAGCGGCGCGGTCCGGACCAGGAGGTGCTGCACTGCACCAACTCCGGGCAGGCCAGCTGGTGCGAGTTCGCCCGCGCGGTCTTCACCGAGCTCGGCCTGGACGAGACCCGCGTCCGCCCGTGCACCACGGAGGAGTTCCCCGTGCCTGCCCCGCGCCCGGCGTACTCGGTGCTGTCCGACGCCGCGTGGCGCGCCGCGGGCCTGACGCCGCTGCGCTCCTGGCGCGACGCCCTGCGCGCGGCGTTCGAGACCGACGGCGCAGCGCTGCGAGGCGAGGCGGGCTGA
- a CDS encoding glycosyltransferase family 1 protein, protein MSASVAADPRVLLDGTPLLGHRTGIGRYTASLVGALASRVDVRLVGFTTRGWRQLRAVAPPGTRAVGPPVPARALRALWQRGGPPPVELLAGRADVVHGTNFVLPPSVRAAGVVTVHDLAFLDDPSLAEPDLPALVRRSVRRAGAVCTPTAAVADAVSARLDVPREEVVVTPLGVDPEWFDAEPLDRALRSRYGIPEDYLLFVGAEGPRKGLPGLLRAHGPDLPPLVIAGPGAAGADGAVLRTGFLPDEHLRRLVAGARALVLPSRDEGFGLPALEALACATPVVCSDLPALREVTAGHATFFPFGDPSALREALHRAVSDPPDPEPGRARARGFTWRACADATLDAYRRAAA, encoded by the coding sequence GTGAGCGCCTCCGTGGCCGCTGACCCGCGCGTCCTGCTCGACGGCACGCCGCTGCTGGGCCACCGCACCGGGATCGGCCGCTACACCGCGTCCCTGGTCGGCGCCCTCGCGTCGCGCGTCGACGTCCGGCTGGTCGGGTTCACCACCCGCGGGTGGCGGCAGCTGCGCGCGGTGGCGCCGCCGGGCACGCGCGCGGTCGGTCCGCCGGTCCCGGCCCGCGCGCTGCGAGCGCTGTGGCAGCGCGGCGGTCCCCCGCCGGTCGAACTGCTCGCGGGCCGCGCGGACGTGGTGCACGGCACGAACTTCGTGCTGCCGCCGTCGGTCCGCGCCGCGGGCGTGGTGACCGTGCACGACCTCGCGTTCCTGGACGACCCGTCCCTGGCCGAGCCCGACCTCCCCGCGCTGGTGCGGCGGTCCGTGCGGCGCGCGGGTGCGGTGTGCACGCCGACGGCCGCGGTCGCCGACGCGGTGAGCGCACGGCTCGACGTCCCGCGCGAGGAGGTCGTGGTGACCCCGCTCGGCGTGGACCCGGAGTGGTTCGACGCCGAACCGCTCGACCGCGCGCTGCGGTCCCGGTACGGGATCCCGGAGGACTACCTGCTGTTCGTCGGCGCCGAGGGACCCCGCAAGGGCCTGCCCGGACTGCTGCGCGCGCACGGCCCGGACCTGCCGCCGCTGGTCATCGCCGGCCCCGGCGCCGCGGGCGCGGACGGCGCGGTCCTGCGCACCGGGTTCCTGCCCGACGAGCACCTGCGCCGCCTGGTCGCCGGCGCCCGAGCCCTGGTCCTGCCGTCCCGCGACGAGGGTTTCGGCCTGCCCGCGCTGGAAGCGCTGGCCTGCGCCACACCGGTGGTGTGCTCGGACCTCCCAGCCCTCCGCGAGGTGACGGCGGGCCACGCGACCTTCTTCCCGTTCGGTGACCCGAGCGCGCTCCGCGAGGCGCTGCACCGCGCGGTGTCGGACCCGCCGGACCCGGAGCCCGGCCGGGCGCGGGCGCGCGGCTTCACCTGGCGGGCCTGCGCCGACGCCACGCTCGACGCGTACCGCCGCGCGGCGGCCTGA
- a CDS encoding glycosyltransferase, with protein sequence MPETPDRSNLPLVSVIVVNYRGAEDTVECLRALREELDYPAERLEVLCVDNASGDGSADRIRAAAPEVRLIESERNLGFAGGCNLAARAATGQVLAFLNNDARPDREWVRAAVEVLRTEPTVGAVASKVLDWEGRHVDFVDGGLTWFGMGYKRHAGEVDDGSHDAPRDVLFGTGSALFVRAELFAALGGFDERFFMFYEDVDLGWRLNLRGWRVRYEPRSLTFHRHHASMAGISDAREHYLLERNALAALYKNVSDETLAKALPAAMALAVRRATARGEIDPTQLEITRRGETEDDGPVPIDRSALAGMLAIDQFVEMLPSLKASREEEQQARVRTDADLVPLMRKAMEPAYPLPRYLAAHDALVEVFGLDEVYGRPRKIAVITGDAVAERMAGPAIRAWHMAEVLSVEHQVRLVSVNDVVQPPDAEFEVHAAKPRELGAHVDWADIVVLQGHVLEMVPSLKKLDSSTIVVCDVYDPMHLELLEQGRDTDDERRAADLAGVTKVLNSQLQRGDFFLCASERQRHFWLGHLASLGRLTPGLYDNDPTVRSLLSVVPFGLSSSAPRRTGPAIKGVQPGISADDKVVLWAGGVYSWFDPLTLLHAVHRLSERRSDVRLFFLGMKHPNPDVPEMGMAGRTRALSHRLGLTGKHVFFNETWVPYQERQNYLLDADCGVTTHFEHVETTFAFRTRVLDYLWSGLPVVTTDGDSFADLVRSERIGVVVPAEDPDALADALETVLYDEEFAAECRRRIEPVRERFTWESVLAPLTEFCRDPRPAADRLAASSPLVRSPKVSGVEAVRRDLGLLREYLDAGGPLEVAKRATGRLRRIAGERLRGR encoded by the coding sequence GTGCCTGAGACGCCCGACCGCAGCAACCTGCCCCTCGTCTCGGTGATCGTGGTGAACTACCGCGGCGCCGAGGACACCGTCGAGTGCCTGCGCGCGCTGCGCGAGGAGCTCGACTACCCGGCCGAGCGGCTGGAGGTGCTCTGCGTCGACAACGCCTCCGGTGACGGCAGCGCGGACCGGATCCGGGCCGCGGCCCCGGAGGTGCGGCTGATCGAGTCGGAGCGCAACCTCGGGTTCGCCGGCGGCTGCAACCTCGCCGCCCGCGCCGCCACCGGCCAGGTGCTGGCGTTCCTCAACAACGACGCCCGCCCGGACCGGGAGTGGGTGCGCGCGGCCGTGGAGGTGCTGCGCACCGAGCCGACCGTGGGGGCGGTCGCCAGCAAGGTGCTGGACTGGGAGGGGCGGCACGTCGACTTCGTCGACGGCGGGCTGACCTGGTTCGGCATGGGCTACAAGCGGCACGCCGGTGAGGTCGACGACGGCTCGCACGACGCCCCGCGCGACGTGCTGTTCGGCACCGGCTCGGCGCTGTTCGTCCGCGCCGAGCTGTTCGCCGCGCTGGGCGGCTTCGACGAGCGCTTCTTCATGTTCTACGAGGACGTGGACCTGGGCTGGCGGTTGAACCTGCGCGGCTGGCGGGTCCGCTACGAGCCGCGGTCGCTGACCTTCCACCGGCACCACGCGTCGATGGCCGGGATCTCCGACGCGCGCGAGCACTACCTGCTGGAGCGCAACGCGCTCGCCGCGCTGTACAAGAACGTCTCCGACGAGACGCTGGCGAAGGCGCTGCCCGCCGCGATGGCGCTGGCGGTGCGGCGGGCCACCGCGCGCGGTGAGATCGACCCGACGCAGCTGGAGATCACCCGGCGCGGCGAGACCGAGGACGACGGACCGGTGCCGATCGACCGCTCCGCGCTGGCCGGGATGCTGGCCATCGACCAGTTCGTGGAGATGCTGCCGTCGCTGAAGGCCTCCCGTGAGGAGGAGCAGCAGGCGCGGGTGCGCACCGACGCGGACCTGGTGCCGCTGATGCGCAAGGCGATGGAACCGGCCTACCCGCTGCCGCGCTACCTCGCCGCGCACGACGCGCTGGTGGAGGTCTTCGGGCTGGACGAGGTCTACGGGCGTCCGCGCAAGATCGCGGTGATCACCGGGGACGCGGTCGCCGAGCGGATGGCGGGCCCGGCGATCCGGGCCTGGCACATGGCCGAGGTGCTCTCCGTCGAGCACCAGGTGCGCCTGGTCAGCGTCAACGACGTGGTGCAGCCGCCGGACGCGGAGTTCGAGGTGCACGCGGCCAAGCCGCGCGAGCTCGGCGCGCACGTCGACTGGGCCGACATCGTGGTGCTGCAGGGTCACGTGCTGGAGATGGTGCCCTCGCTGAAGAAGCTCGACTCCAGCACGATCGTGGTCTGCGACGTCTACGACCCGATGCACCTGGAACTGCTGGAGCAGGGCCGGGACACCGACGACGAGCGCCGCGCCGCGGACCTGGCCGGGGTCACCAAGGTGCTCAACTCCCAGCTGCAGCGCGGCGACTTCTTCCTCTGCGCCTCCGAGCGGCAGCGGCACTTCTGGCTGGGGCACCTGGCCTCGCTGGGCCGCCTGACGCCGGGGTTGTACGACAACGACCCGACGGTCCGCTCGCTGCTGTCGGTGGTGCCGTTCGGCCTGTCGTCGAGCGCACCGCGCCGCACCGGACCGGCGATCAAGGGCGTCCAGCCGGGGATCTCCGCCGACGACAAGGTGGTGCTGTGGGCCGGCGGGGTGTACAGCTGGTTCGACCCGCTGACGTTGCTGCACGCGGTGCACCGGCTCTCCGAGCGCCGCAGCGACGTCCGCCTGTTCTTCCTCGGCATGAAGCACCCGAACCCGGACGTGCCGGAGATGGGCATGGCGGGCCGCACCCGCGCGCTGTCCCACCGCCTCGGGCTCACCGGCAAGCACGTCTTCTTCAACGAGACCTGGGTGCCCTACCAGGAGCGGCAGAACTACCTGCTGGACGCCGACTGCGGGGTGACCACCCACTTCGAGCACGTGGAGACGACGTTCGCCTTCCGCACCCGGGTGCTGGACTACCTGTGGTCGGGGCTGCCGGTGGTCACCACCGACGGCGACTCCTTCGCCGACCTGGTGCGGTCGGAGCGCATCGGCGTCGTGGTGCCCGCCGAGGACCCGGACGCGCTGGCCGACGCGCTCGAGACGGTGCTCTACGACGAGGAGTTCGCCGCGGAGTGCCGCCGCCGGATCGAGCCGGTGCGGGAGCGCTTCACCTGGGAGTCGGTGCTGGCGCCGCTCACCGAGTTCTGCCGCGACCCGCGCCCGGCCGCCGACCGGCTCGCGGCGTCCTCGCCGCTGGTGCGCAGTCCCAAGGTCAGCGGGGTCGAGGCGGTGCGCCGCGACCTCGGCCTGCTGCGCGAGTACCTGGACGCCGGCGGCCCGCTGGAGGTCGCGAAGCGGGCGACCGGGCGGCTGCGGCGGATCGCCGGTGAGCGCCTCCGTGGCCGCTGA
- a CDS encoding DUF6346 domain-containing protein → MAGNIASGVRRVVRDVVLAVVAVACLLGGYTVMGSHGVTLDTPKVVDRGIAVARSCEFGGPFGYGEPGWWWACQADVRWDARGPERVEFTSSQLTESDIGREVPVVLHEITNGAGKGTYHVPYRADFEPQPLLGAVLAAPLLLVGFVIVGLFLGRIAKAVKRVRSVER, encoded by the coding sequence ATGGCTGGGAACATCGCCTCCGGCGTGCGCCGGGTCGTTCGGGACGTCGTGCTGGCCGTCGTCGCGGTGGCGTGCCTGCTCGGCGGGTACACGGTGATGGGCTCCCACGGCGTCACGCTGGACACCCCGAAGGTCGTCGACCGCGGGATCGCGGTGGCCCGGAGCTGCGAGTTCGGCGGCCCGTTCGGCTACGGCGAGCCCGGCTGGTGGTGGGCCTGCCAGGCGGACGTGCGGTGGGACGCCCGCGGTCCGGAGCGGGTCGAGTTCACCAGCTCGCAGCTGACCGAGTCCGACATCGGCCGGGAAGTGCCGGTGGTGCTCCACGAGATCACCAACGGCGCCGGGAAGGGCACGTACCACGTGCCCTACCGCGCGGACTTCGAACCGCAGCCGCTGCTGGGCGCCGTGCTGGCCGCACCGCTGCTGCTGGTCGGCTTCGTGATCGTGGGCCTGTTCCTGGGGCGGATCGCCAAGGCGGTCAAGCGGGTGCGCTCGGTCGAGCGCTGA
- a CDS encoding YbaB/EbfC family nucleoid-associated protein, which yields MTHADPDAMIAGFRQQIAAKLQQAERLTQAASGVQGRASSPDGSVTVVVDHSGNMVDLDLTEAALRKRPAEVSQLVLATARAAQAQLAATMQEVMAPIIGDDQETFSAVLSGLRERFPEEPEAPAAPATDPDDDDDTWLQNQRRRWN from the coding sequence ATGACGCATGCCGATCCGGATGCCATGATCGCCGGCTTCCGGCAGCAGATCGCAGCCAAGCTGCAGCAGGCCGAGCGGTTGACGCAGGCGGCGAGCGGCGTCCAGGGGCGCGCGAGCAGCCCGGACGGTTCGGTGACCGTCGTCGTGGACCACAGCGGCAACATGGTCGACCTCGACCTCACCGAGGCCGCGCTGCGCAAGCGGCCCGCCGAGGTGTCGCAGCTGGTCCTGGCCACCGCGCGGGCGGCGCAGGCGCAGCTGGCGGCCACGATGCAGGAGGTCATGGCGCCGATCATCGGTGACGACCAGGAGACGTTCAGCGCGGTGCTGTCGGGGCTGCGCGAGCGGTTCCCGGAGGAGCCCGAGGCGCCGGCCGCGCCGGCCACCGATCCCGATGACGACGACGACACCTGGCTGCAGAACCAGCGTCGGAGGTGGAACTGA
- a CDS encoding type VII secretion target codes for MTDGFGVHTDEMRAHAEKLRGVADEVGVAQDAAGEASLGGTEAYGILCSPILTPLMGVVEAGGMAAIAAARGAVEATSVGIKGMADGYDEVQQAVSELFEKIRSEIGGN; via the coding sequence ATGACGGACGGGTTCGGTGTCCACACCGACGAGATGCGCGCGCACGCGGAGAAGCTGCGGGGTGTCGCGGACGAGGTCGGGGTCGCCCAGGACGCGGCGGGCGAGGCGTCGCTGGGCGGCACGGAGGCCTACGGGATCCTGTGCAGCCCGATCCTGACCCCGCTGATGGGCGTGGTCGAGGCGGGCGGCATGGCGGCCATCGCCGCGGCGCGCGGCGCGGTGGAGGCGACCTCGGTCGGCATCAAGGGCATGGCCGACGGCTACGACGAGGTCCAGCAGGCGGTCAGTGAGCTCTTCGAGAAGATCCGTTCCGAGATCGGGGGGAACTGA